In Oryza brachyantha chromosome 1, ObraRS2, whole genome shotgun sequence, the following are encoded in one genomic region:
- the LOC102719260 gene encoding putative methyltransferase DDB_G0268948: MAGLFTSQAAQYAAARPVYPKDLFAKLAALTAHHRVAWDVGTGNGQAAIGVAEHYDSVVATDVSAEQVRRAVPHPRVRYLHTPDADAAPADDGLVMALGGEGSVDLITVAEAAHWFDLPAFYGVARRLLRRPGGVIAVWGYNYRVSPVEDMMARFFHTTLPFWDPRARYVMDGYRDLPFPFDDVGAGKEGEPAGFDVAHEMSFAGLVGMLRSWSAVATARRQGVDLLDERAVRRLEQEWGGASLVREVTFKAFLLAGTVGSELSE, translated from the exons ATGGCTGGGCTGTTCACGAGCCAGGCGGCTCAgtacgcggcggcgcggccggtcTACCCCAAGGATCTATTTGCCAAGCTCGCGGCGCTCACCGCCCACCACCGCGTCGCCTGGGACGTCGGCACCGGCAATGGCCAGGCCGCCATCGGT GTCGCGGAGCACTACGACAGCGTGGTGGCGACGGACGTGAGCGCGGAGCAGGTGCGGCGCGCCGTCCCGCACCCCAGGGTCCGGTACCTCCACAcccccgacgccgacgcggcgcCCGCCGACGACGGCCTTGTCATggcgctcggcggcgagggcagcGTCGACCTCATCACCGTGGCCGAGGCGGCGCACTGGTTCGACCTCCCGGCGTTCTACGGCGTCGCCCGGCGGCTCCTGCGGAGGCCCGGCGGGGTGATCGCCGTCTGGGGCTACAACTACCGCGTCAGCCCCGTGGAGGACATGATGGCGCGCTTCTTCCACACCACCCTGCCCTTCTGGGACCCCAGAGCTCG GTACGTGATGGACGGGTACCGGGACCTGCCGTTCCCGTTcgacgacgtcggcgccgGGAAGGAAGGCGAGCCCGCGGGGTTCGACGTGGCGCACGAGATGTCGTTCGCGGGGCTCGTCGGCATGCTGCGGTCGtggtcggcggtggcgacggcgaggcggcaggGCGTGGACCTGCTGGACGAGCGCGCGGTGCGGCGGCTGGAGCAGGAGTGGGGCGGCGCGTCGCTGGTCCGCGAGGTCACCTTCAAGGCCTTCCTGCTTGCCGGCACCGTCGGCAGCGAGCTGTCAGAGTGA
- the LOC102720279 gene encoding single myb histone 2-like isoform X2, with product MGAPKQRWTPEEEAALKAGVAKHGTGKWRTILRDPEFTALLRLRSNVDLKDKWRNLSVTAGGYGSRERARMALKGGKRGPKAIAGPMDVDEKIPDNDDNAVIDAKPLAVVVETMQLESSSEPEKSVARLDDLILEAIENLKEPSGSTKTAISAYIEYWPPDGFQKFLSAKLKAMVATGKLIKVNQKYRIAPSSNSSGGKNMKLFSTGEMNIENSNVGQLSQPQVDAELDKMKNMSKEEAAAFAARAVAEAETAIAEAEAAARAAEAAEAEADAAKAFLDAVALTMQNRNHASAVLRAC from the exons ATGGGGGCGCCGAAGCAGAGGTggacgccggaggaggaggccgcgctCAAGGCCGGCGTGGCGAAGCACGGGACGGGCAAGTGGAGGACCATCCTCCGCGACCCGGAATTCACCGCCCTCCTGCGGCTGAGATCCAATGTTGATCTCAAG GATAAGTGGCGCAACTTGAGTGTCACTGCTGGAGGATATGGGTCAAGAGAGAGGGCAAGAATGGCTCTGAAGGGAGGCAAGCGAGGCCCTAAGGCAATTGCTGGACCAATGGATGTCGATGAAAAGATCCCAGACAATGATGATAATGCAGTCATTGATGCAAAACCATTGGCAGTGGTTGTGGAGACCATGCAGCTTGAGAGTAGTTCAGAGCCAGAGAAATCAGTTGCAAG GCTTGATGACCTCATTTTAGAAGCTATAGAGAATCTTAAGGAGCCATCCGGGTCTACTAAAACAGCCATTTCTGCATATATTGAG TACTGGCCACCTGATGGTTTTCAGAAATTTCTTTCTGCAAAATTGAAGGCAATGGTTGCCACTGGAAAATTGATTAAG GTGAATCAAAAGTACAGAATTGCACCAAGTTCAAATTCGTCGGGTGGAAAGAACATGAAGCTGTTTTCCACTGGAGAAAtgaacatagaaaatagtaatGTTGGACAGCTGAGCCAGCCTCAAGTTGACGCTGAACTGGACAAGATGAAAAACATGAGCAAGGAAGAGGCAGCAGCATTTGCTGCTAGGGCAGTTGCTGAGGCAGAAACAGCCATTGCTGAAGCTGAAGCAGCAGCCAGGGCTGCAGAGGCTGCAGAGGCTGAGGCTGATGCTGCAAAGGCTTTTCTGGATGCTGTTGCATTGACGATGCAAAACAGAAATCATGCCTCTGCG GTACTTCGAGCTTGCTGA
- the LOC102720279 gene encoding single myb histone 2-like isoform X1, translated as MGAPKQRWTPEEEAALKAGVAKHGTGKWRTILRDPEFTALLRLRSNVDLKDKWRNLSVTAGGYGSRERARMALKGGKRGPKAIAGPMDVDEKIPDNDDNAVIDAKPLAVVVETMQLESSSEPEKSVARLDDLILEAIENLKEPSGSTKTAISAYIEEQYWPPDGFQKFLSAKLKAMVATGKLIKVNQKYRIAPSSNSSGGKNMKLFSTGEMNIENSNVGQLSQPQVDAELDKMKNMSKEEAAAFAARAVAEAETAIAEAEAAARAAEAAEAEADAAKAFLDAVALTMQNRNHASAVLRAC; from the exons ATGGGGGCGCCGAAGCAGAGGTggacgccggaggaggaggccgcgctCAAGGCCGGCGTGGCGAAGCACGGGACGGGCAAGTGGAGGACCATCCTCCGCGACCCGGAATTCACCGCCCTCCTGCGGCTGAGATCCAATGTTGATCTCAAG GATAAGTGGCGCAACTTGAGTGTCACTGCTGGAGGATATGGGTCAAGAGAGAGGGCAAGAATGGCTCTGAAGGGAGGCAAGCGAGGCCCTAAGGCAATTGCTGGACCAATGGATGTCGATGAAAAGATCCCAGACAATGATGATAATGCAGTCATTGATGCAAAACCATTGGCAGTGGTTGTGGAGACCATGCAGCTTGAGAGTAGTTCAGAGCCAGAGAAATCAGTTGCAAG GCTTGATGACCTCATTTTAGAAGCTATAGAGAATCTTAAGGAGCCATCCGGGTCTACTAAAACAGCCATTTCTGCATATATTGAG GAGCAGTACTGGCCACCTGATGGTTTTCAGAAATTTCTTTCTGCAAAATTGAAGGCAATGGTTGCCACTGGAAAATTGATTAAG GTGAATCAAAAGTACAGAATTGCACCAAGTTCAAATTCGTCGGGTGGAAAGAACATGAAGCTGTTTTCCACTGGAGAAAtgaacatagaaaatagtaatGTTGGACAGCTGAGCCAGCCTCAAGTTGACGCTGAACTGGACAAGATGAAAAACATGAGCAAGGAAGAGGCAGCAGCATTTGCTGCTAGGGCAGTTGCTGAGGCAGAAACAGCCATTGCTGAAGCTGAAGCAGCAGCCAGGGCTGCAGAGGCTGCAGAGGCTGAGGCTGATGCTGCAAAGGCTTTTCTGGATGCTGTTGCATTGACGATGCAAAACAGAAATCATGCCTCTGCG GTACTTCGAGCTTGCTGA
- the LOC102719545 gene encoding pentatricopeptide repeat-containing protein At4g02750-like has translation MASRPIARAVHELSPLYRLSTKAPEFPEAGKSGQGENKALDLFDGMPTKSQVSWNAALAGLVDAGRTERALSLFREMPLKNAASYVTVIGGLSRAGAAPVARRLFDELTLDQHNVFTWTAMVSCHVRNGEPGRAVELFAALYGELFERGTLPNAHTLSSLLKACVALRSLAMAMQLHALAVKLLEEGTKDTTFVWNGLIDVHAKLGALPDAEKVFDAMRCKDASSWTIMMDGYSRHNLIDKALHLFRSMENKDAFTWSVIISCLWQNGLGEEALRLFIDSLRSGDRNNGGEAKPNAATYTTVLHICSVLSLLALGRQVHARAIKNGLSRSHVFVGNSLMNMYSGSGTAAALEKVFDEMAVRDTVSWNTAIQGLGQNGHGRRALALAERALALRLHNGNTFTAILAACSHAGLVAEGMRYFDAMADEYGVERTLDHYTGAIDLLGRAGWLERAHGLLVGMPFAPTAAAWTTLLHCCLAHRDRALGGIAARELRALQPDGDGWNYERLLRGCGGEGGGGEAQDRKSSAHLPGCSWVV, from the coding sequence atggcgTCGCGGCCAATCGCCAGGGCAGTCCACGAGCTGTCGCCGCTGTACCGTCTGTCCACGAAAGCCCCGGAGTTTCCGGAGGCGGGGAAATCCGGGCAGGGCGAGAACAAGGCCCTCGACCTGTTCGACGGAATGCCCACGAAGAGCCAGGTCTCCTGGAACGCGGCGCTGGCTGGGCTCGTCGACGCCGGCCGCACCGAGCGCGCGCTCTCCTTGTTCCGCGAGATGCCCCTTAAGAACGCCGCCTCGTACGTCACCGTGATCGGGGGCCTGTCCCGCGCCGGGGCGGCCCCCGTGGCGCGCCGGCTCTTCGACGAGCTGACGCTGGACCAGCACAACGTGTTCACCTGGACGGCCATGGTGTCCTGCCATGTCCGGAACGGGGAGCCCGGCAGGGCGGTCGAGCTGTTCGCGGCGCTCTACGGCGAGCTCTTCGAGCGCGGGACGCTGCCCAACGCCCACACGCTCAGCTCGTTGCTCAAGGCCTGCGTGGCTCTCCGGTCGCTCGCCATGGCGATGCAGCTCCACGCACTGGCAGTCAAGCTCCTGGAGGAGGGGACCAAAGACACCACCTTCGTGTGGAATGGTTTGATCGACGTGCACGCCAAGCTCGGCGCATTGCCCGACGCCGAGAAGGTGTTCGACGCGATGCGCTGCAAGGACGCCAGTTCTTGGACCATCATGATGGATGGGTACTCACGGCACAATCTCATCGACAAGGCTTTGCATCTCTTCAGATCGATGGAGAACAAGGATGCCTTCACATGGAGCGTCATCATATCCTGTCTGTGGCAGAACGGCCTCGGAGAAGAAGCGCTTCGCCTCTTCATCGACTCGCTGAGGTCGGGTGATCGCAACAATGGCGGCGAGGCCAAGCCGAACGCAGCAACCTACACAACCGTCCTGCACATCTGCTCGGTGCTGTCCCTGCTCGCACTGGGGAGGCAGGTCCACGCGCGCGCCATCAAGAACGGCCTCTCCCGCAGCCACGTCTTCGTCGGCAACTCCCTGATGAACATGTACAGCGGCTCTGGCACGGCGGCCGCCCTGGAgaaggtgttcgacgaaatggcGGTGCGCGACACCGTCTCGTGGAACACGGCGATCCAGGGGCTCGGCCAGAACGGCCACGGGCGGCGAGCGCTGGCGCTCGCGGAGCGCGCGCTGGCGCTGAGGCTCCACAACGGCAACACCTTCACGGCCATCCTGGCGGCCTGCAGCCACGCGGGGTTGGTCGCCGAGGGGATGCGCTACTTCGACGCCATGGCCGACGAGTACGGCGTGGAGCGCACGCTCGACCACTACACCGGCGCCATCGATCTCCTCGGCCGCGCGGGGTGGCTGGAGAGGGCGCACGGCCTGCTCGTCGGGATGCCGTTCGCGCcgaccgcggcggcgtggacgaCTCTCCTGCACTGCTGCTTGGCGCACAGGGACCGCGCCCTCGGCGGCATCGCCGCGAGGGAGCTGAGAGCTCTGCAGCCCGACGGCGATGGCTGGAACTACGAGAGATTGTTGCGAGGCTGTGGCGGggaaggaggtggtggtgaagCGCAGGATAGGAAGAGCTCCGCGCACTTGCCAGGATGCAGCTGGGTCGTCTGA
- the LOC102720747 gene encoding uncharacterized protein LOC102720747 — protein MARKRKTDAAPRLDEADRTLYSTFCGAANSLSQLYTQAMAQQKLSFQAGERHALEKLHQWILRKHEEESRLTVADIMSHIQHELDYGGNDPHVSPRVHQHSANLFANSSIQPSAGSYGQATIGFAPRPSLSDQSKNTIFSNALSSPVRRSLQSYHLTQGSGNGGRNAETNSAGQNIETNSGGSNDTSMDMVSDSAGNEYH, from the exons ATGGCCCGGAAGAGGAAGACGGACGCGGCGCCGCGGCTGGACGAGGCCGACCGGACGCTCTACTCCACCTTCTGCGGCGCCGCCAACTCCCTCTCCCAGCTCTACACCCAGGCCATGGCCCAGCAGAAGCTCTCCTTCCAGGCCGGCGAGCGCCACGCCCTC GAAAAACTCCACCAGTGGATATTGAGGAAGCATGAGGAAGAGTCCAGGCTCACTGTAGCTGATATAATGTCTCACATCCAG CATGAGCTGGATTATGGAGGTAATGATCCACATGTTTCCCCCAGAGTACATCAGCACAGTGCAAATCTGTTTGCAAACTCAAGCATCCAACCCTCAGCTGGTTCGTATGGTCAAGCAACAATAGGATTTGCACCTAGACCCAGCCTCAGTGATCAGTCGAAGAATACAATTTTCTCAAACGCCTTATCAAGCCCGGTCCGCAGGAGTCTCCAGAGCTATCATTTAACCCAAGGATCTGGTAATGGAGGGCGGAACGCAGAAACAAACTCAGCGGGACAGAATATAGAGACCAACTCTGGAGGCTCCAATGACACCTCGATGGACATGGTTTCAGACAGCGCTGGGAACGAATACCACTGA
- the LOC102721028 gene encoding uncharacterized protein LOC102721028, with the protein MLLAVEGGGFFSSSASGYSHGLALLLLGRKDEEKPVKVSPWNQYRLVDREAEQVYHLASRKDQAHGKCAPFICFGRAAAGLEGASPPKLNSGNTSGSSSEESSASVKDGSNGSLTGNEKKGCLKSNSRRDSLEHCIVVSEGEEPRESLEEVQTLKSGMERRKVQWTDTCGKELFEIREFEASDEGLSDDDMENEGFRKCECVIQ; encoded by the exons ATGCTACTGGCTGTGGAAGGAGGAGGTTTTTTCTCATCATCGGCTTCAGGGTACAGCCATGGCCTTGCTCTTCTGCTTCTTGGGCGGAAAGATGAAGAGAAGCCTGTCAAGGTATCCCCATGGAATCAGTACCGACTAGTTGATCGGGAAGCCGAGCAAGTGTATCATCTGGCTTCCAGGAAAGATCAGGCTCATGGCAAATGTGCTCCATTTATCTGCTTTGGCCGTGCAGCTGCTGGGCTTGAGGGGGCGTCTcctccaaaattaaattcgGGCAACACGTCAGGGAGTTCGTCAGAAGAGTCATCTGCTTCAGTAAAGGATGGAAGTAATGGTTCATTAACTGGAAATGAGAAAAAAGGTTGCCTTAAGAGCAACTCAAGAAGGGATTCCTTAGAGCATTGCATAGTGGTAAGTGAAGGTGAGGAGCCACGAGAGTCACTGGAAGAGGTCCAAACCTTGAAATCTGGTATGGAACGGAGAAAAGTTCAATGGACTGATACATGTGGAAAAGAGCTTTTTGAGATAAGGGAATTTGAAGCTAG TGATGAAGGTTTGTCAGATGATGATATGGAAAATGAGGGTTTCAGGAAATGTGAATGTGTGATTCAGTAG
- the LOC102721491 gene encoding light-harvesting complex-like protein OHP2, chloroplastic: MSLAPSIPSIKVKVGGVAVSSPHRHRACRSSFAVIRSSKAEGGPRRPAAPPLSPPPPMPPKAPALSTPPTLSQPPTPVQPAAPPSSSPPPPQDSEPKPAAAPVAVAAPPAAGSVTLEYQRKVAKDLQDYFKQKKLEEADQGPFFGFVAKNEISNGRWAMFGFAVGMLTEYATGSDFVQQVKILLSNFGIVDLD, encoded by the exons ATGTCTCTGGCTCCCTCCATCCCTTCCATCAAGGTGAAGGTGGGAGGCGTCGCGGTCTCGTCCCCCCACCGCCACCGGGCATGCAGGTCGTCGTTCGCCGTGATCAGGAGCTCCAAGGCGGAGGGGGGACCCAGGAgacccgccgcgccgccgctgtcgccgccgccgcctatgCCTCCCAAGGCGCCGGCTCTGTCCACGCCTCCGACGCTGTCCCAGCCGCCGACCCCGGTGCAGCCGGCTGCccctccgtcgtcgtcgccgccgccgccgcaggatTCTGAGCcgaagccggcggcggccccggtggctgtggcggcgccgccagcGGCAGGGTCTGTGACGTTGGAGTACCAGAGGAAGGTGGCCAAGGATCTGCAGGACTACTTCAAGCAGAAGAAGCTGGAAGAGGCTGATCAGGGTCCCTTCTTTGGGTTCGTGGCCAAGAATGAGATTTCCAATGGAAG ATGGGCTATGTTTGGGTTTGCAGTAGGGATGTTAACAGAGTATGCAACCGGCTCAGATTTTGTTCAACAAGTGAAGATCCTTCTCTCCAATTTTGGAATTGTGGATTTGGACTGA